A genomic window from Helicobacter suis HS1 includes:
- the fliY gene encoding flagellar motor switch protein FliY — MIDDFLKLFTQEFISTIGGLLGKVPEVALKSEISVGDFIFVNNASINVHIADTNLTITLAIPIPMATALADLMVGGEGKSKETLEPDDLDAIKEIGSNVFGALTTALKSQEVLPKLSFEIEGAVFAHDASLLDPYSDGFEFSFSLDQIQSSFFIFCGGLFIETFKKKEVIKNISKPIQGPAMPNIPVVQHNNDHVDGDHPLEQTEIRNINMLLDIKLNVRVRIGQKKMILKDVVSMDIGSVVELNQMVNDPLEILVDDKVIAKGEVVIVDGNFGIQITEIGTKKERLEQLKNS, encoded by the coding sequence ATGATTGATGATTTCTTAAAACTCTTTACACAGGAATTTATTTCTACCATTGGCGGTTTACTAGGTAAAGTTCCTGAAGTGGCACTTAAAAGTGAAATTTCTGTTGGGGATTTTATCTTTGTCAATAACGCTTCAATTAATGTTCATATCGCAGATACTAATTTAACCATCACCCTAGCTATCCCCATTCCTATGGCTACAGCTCTAGCAGATTTAATGGTAGGAGGTGAAGGGAAAAGTAAAGAAACCTTAGAACCAGATGATTTAGATGCGATTAAAGAAATTGGCTCTAATGTATTTGGAGCGCTTACAACGGCTTTAAAATCCCAAGAAGTACTACCTAAACTAAGTTTTGAGATAGAGGGGGCGGTTTTTGCCCATGATGCTTCTTTATTAGACCCCTATAGCGATGGATTTGAATTTAGTTTTTCTTTAGATCAGATCCAGTCTAGTTTCTTTATTTTTTGCGGCGGGCTTTTTATTGAAACCTTTAAGAAAAAAGAAGTTATCAAAAATATCTCTAAGCCTATCCAAGGCCCAGCTATGCCAAATATCCCAGTGGTACAGCATAATAACGATCATGTAGATGGCGATCACCCCCTAGAACAGACTGAAATCCGCAATATTAATATGCTTTTAGATATTAAACTCAATGTCAGGGTGCGGATTGGGCAAAAAAAGATGATTTTAAAAGATGTTGTTTCTATGGATATTGGTAGTGTAGTTGAGCTTAACCAAATGGTCAATGATCCTTTAGAAATTTTAGTAGATGATAAGGTGATTGCTAAGGGCGAGGTGGTGATTGTAGATGGCAACTTTGGTATCCAGATTACTGAAATTGGAACGAAAAAAGAACGCCTAGAACAACTTAAAAATAGCTAA
- the fliM gene encoding flagellar motor switch protein FliM: MADILSQEEIDALLEVVDEGDDVSTIQKREIIPQKQITLYDFKRPNRVSKEQLRSFRSIHDKMARSLSSQISAIMRSIVEIQLHSVDQMTYGEFLMSLPSPTSFNVFSMKPVGGNGVLEVNPSIVFPMIDRLLGGKGSAYDQMREFSDIELNLLDTILKQVMQILKEIWSPVTEFYPTIDAKESSANVVQIVAQNEIVIMVVMEIVIGHSRGMMNLCYPVISIEGILSKMGNRDVMLTETSSKKSRNKELQALVGGASVDVAAFLGGVQLTLKEVLDLVVGDTIRLNKVANDVVVVNIDKKERYLATVGYKGYRKTIQIKEVIQTEKDRVKEILEVLENQRKIKIGNIKEEEE; the protein is encoded by the coding sequence ATGGCTGATATTTTAAGTCAAGAAGAGATCGATGCGCTTTTAGAAGTGGTTGATGAGGGCGATGATGTTAGCACGATTCAAAAACGCGAGATCATTCCTCAAAAGCAAATTACACTTTATGATTTCAAGCGCCCCAATCGGGTTAGTAAAGAACAGTTGCGCTCTTTTAGAAGTATCCATGACAAAATGGCCAGAAGTCTTTCTAGTCAAATTTCAGCCATTATGCGTAGCATTGTAGAGATTCAACTACACAGCGTAGATCAAATGACTTATGGGGAATTTTTAATGAGTTTACCTAGCCCCACTAGTTTTAATGTTTTCTCTATGAAACCAGTAGGGGGCAATGGGGTATTAGAGGTTAACCCTAGTATTGTGTTTCCTATGATTGATAGACTTTTAGGGGGTAAGGGGAGCGCTTATGATCAAATGCGCGAATTTAGCGATATTGAGTTAAACCTCTTAGATACAATTTTAAAACAGGTGATGCAGATTTTAAAAGAAATTTGGAGTCCTGTTACAGAGTTTTACCCAACCATTGATGCTAAAGAATCAAGTGCTAATGTGGTACAAATTGTGGCACAAAATGAGATTGTGATCATGGTGGTTATGGAAATTGTCATCGGGCATAGCCGTGGCATGATGAACTTGTGTTATCCGGTGATTTCTATTGAGGGGATTTTATCTAAAATGGGCAATCGCGATGTGATGCTTACTGAGACGAGTTCTAAAAAGAGCCGTAATAAGGAATTGCAGGCTCTAGTTGGGGGGGCTAGTGTAGATGTAGCGGCCTTTTTAGGGGGCGTACAATTAACTTTGAAGGAGGTTTTAGATTTAGTGGTGGGGGATACGATTCGCTTAAATAAAGTGGCTAATGATGTGGTGGTGGTTAATATTGATAAAAAAGAGCGCTACTTAGCCACTGTGGGGTATAAGGGGTATCGTAAAACTATCCAAATTAAAGAAGTGATTCAAACAGAAAAAGATCGCGTTAAAGAAATCTTAGAAGTGCTAGAAAACCAACGCAAAATCAAAATCGGCAATATTAAGGAGGAAGAAGAATGA
- a CDS encoding RNA polymerase sigma factor FliA — translation MGDIHKKSAPYDVHIQNSQNELAIQYLPAVRSMAFRLKERLPSSVDFNDLVSAGTEELIKLSRRYDVALNDSFWGYAKTRVNGAMLDYLRSLDVVSRSSRKLIKNIDHEISKYYNVHGQEPDDAYLAEVLGEDISKIRDAKVASDIYVHVPIDEQFNAIEQDTMTKKLEFEELVEATQMILKTMSDREQLVIQLYFFEELNLSEIREILGITESRISQIIKEVIKKIRKSLGDMHG, via the coding sequence GTGGGCGATATCCATAAAAAAAGCGCACCTTACGATGTCCATATCCAAAACTCCCAGAATGAATTAGCCATTCAATATTTACCCGCCGTGCGATCTATGGCATTTCGTCTTAAAGAGCGCTTGCCTAGTTCTGTAGATTTTAACGATCTAGTTTCTGCCGGAACTGAGGAATTAATCAAACTTTCAAGACGCTATGATGTGGCGCTTAATGATTCTTTTTGGGGTTATGCTAAAACACGGGTGAATGGGGCGATGCTTGATTATTTGCGCTCTTTAGATGTGGTGTCGCGCTCCTCGCGTAAACTCATTAAAAATATCGATCATGAAATTTCTAAGTATTATAATGTGCACGGGCAAGAACCCGATGATGCGTATTTGGCTGAGGTTTTAGGGGAGGATATTTCTAAAATCCGCGATGCAAAAGTGGCTTCAGATATTTATGTCCATGTGCCTATAGATGAGCAATTTAATGCGATTGAACAAGACACGATGACTAAAAAATTAGAATTTGAAGAGCTAGTAGAAGCAACCCAGATGATTTTAAAAACGATGTCTGATCGCGAGCAGTTGGTGATCCAGCTGTATTTTTTTGAAGAGCTAAATTTAAGCGAAATTAGAGAAATTTTAGGCATTACAGAATCGCGTATTTCTCAAATCATTAAAGAGGTGATCAAAAAAATCCGTAAATCTCTAGGAGACATGCATGGCTGA
- the folK gene encoding 2-amino-4-hydroxy-6-hydroxymethyldihydropteridine diphosphokinase produces the protein MRTVVYSAFFPRKCQRTERLKNIVVLGIGSNMGNSLKIFESLWRYFAKHKAFSCLHSSPLYLNPPFGYINQRDFYNATLSFRTKWGVSQLFGLIFYLERRWGRLRQRAFKNAPRTLDIDLIFYNDLIYKQSYLTLPHPEWAHRESVLIPLILQRLAWKEI, from the coding sequence ATGCGCACCGTGGTGTACTCTGCTTTTTTTCCCAGAAAATGCCAACGCACAGAACGCTTAAAAAATATCGTGGTACTAGGGATTGGGAGCAATATGGGCAACTCCCTAAAAATTTTTGAATCGCTATGGCGTTATTTTGCTAAACACAAGGCTTTTTCTTGTTTGCACTCCTCCCCGCTCTATCTTAACCCGCCCTTTGGCTATATAAACCAGCGGGATTTTTATAACGCAACCCTCTCTTTTAGAACTAAATGGGGGGTTAGTCAACTCTTTGGGCTTATCTTTTATTTAGAGCGCCGTTGGGGCAGATTACGACAAAGGGCTTTTAAAAATGCACCCAGAACCCTAGATATTGATCTCATTTTTTATAATGATTTGATCTATAAACAGTCCTATCTTACTCTCCCCCATCCAGAGTGGGCGCATAGAGAATCTGTACTCATTCCTTTAATTTTACAACGCCTAGCATGGAAAGAGATATGA
- a CDS encoding aminopeptidase P family protein: MILAHFTTDENAQYFACGYSCDHGIFLQLQDRAFFITDARYTLEARQNICNAEVIEATDLWGEMLNLSKGIKELYFDSNQISLQVYQRLEANLTATKLIAEPDYHRKQRIIKNPDEIALIKRSQELNKEAFDHFAHFLQDKTECTERFLQFKVKEFLTRIGEFDLSFEPIVAINANAAKPHALPSLDPLGHGDLLLVDMGIKYKRYCSDCTRSAFFAHDFGFHKEQSFKDKELQKIYDIVRKAQESTIERARVGMTGKEIDAIARGVIEKAGYGKFFSHSTGHGIGLDIHELPFISARSETIIEEGMVFSIEPGIYIPGQYGVRIEDLVVMQHARAVIL, translated from the coding sequence GTGATTTTGGCGCATTTCACCACCGATGAAAATGCCCAATACTTTGCCTGCGGTTATAGTTGTGATCATGGAATTTTTTTGCAATTGCAAGATCGAGCGTTTTTTATCACCGATGCGCGCTACACTTTAGAGGCACGCCAAAATATCTGCAACGCTGAGGTAATAGAAGCTACAGATTTATGGGGTGAAATGCTTAATTTATCTAAGGGGATCAAAGAATTATACTTTGATTCAAATCAAATTAGCTTGCAGGTTTATCAGCGCCTAGAGGCTAATTTGACCGCTACTAAACTCATCGCTGAGCCGGATTATCATAGAAAACAACGCATTATTAAAAACCCAGATGAAATTGCCCTTATCAAACGCTCCCAAGAACTCAACAAAGAGGCCTTTGATCACTTTGCACATTTTTTACAAGATAAAACAGAATGTACAGAACGCTTTTTACAATTCAAAGTCAAGGAGTTTTTAACCCGTATAGGGGAGTTTGATTTAAGTTTTGAGCCCATTGTTGCGATTAATGCCAATGCAGCCAAACCCCATGCATTGCCTAGTTTAGATCCATTAGGGCATGGGGATTTGCTCTTAGTAGACATGGGGATTAAATATAAGCGCTATTGTTCTGATTGCACCCGTAGCGCTTTTTTTGCCCATGATTTTGGTTTTCATAAAGAGCAGTCCTTTAAAGATAAGGAATTACAAAAGATTTATGACATCGTACGCAAAGCACAAGAAAGCACCATTGAACGCGCAAGAGTGGGCATGACAGGTAAAGAAATTGATGCAATAGCTAGGGGTGTGATTGAAAAGGCAGGTTATGGGAAATTCTTTTCTCATAGCACAGGGCATGGCATTGGTTTAGATATTCATGAATTGCCCTTTATCTCTGCTAGGAGTGAAACCATTATTGAGGAGGGCATGGTTTTTTCTATTGAGCCGGGTATTTATATCCCCGGTCAGTACGGCGTGCGGATTGAGGATCTAGTGGTGATGCAGCATGCAAGGGCTGTAATTCTTTAA
- the aroQ gene encoding type II 3-dehydroquinate dehydratase, whose translation MKILVIQGPNLNMLGHRDPRLYGPVTLEQIHEKMEDFAKQNDLELEFFQSNFEGEIIDKIQECVGSDCDGIIINPGAFSHTSIAIADAIMLADMPVVEVHLTNIFAREDFRKNTYTGAVSAGVVTGFGAFGYHVAMIAMMQIFAEIKAIKESQANQQSIEAKG comes from the coding sequence ATGAAAATCTTAGTGATCCAAGGCCCTAATTTAAACATGCTAGGACATAGAGACCCTAGACTTTATGGGCCTGTAACTTTGGAGCAAATCCATGAAAAAATGGAGGACTTTGCCAAACAAAATGATCTGGAATTGGAGTTTTTCCAAAGCAATTTTGAGGGCGAAATCATTGATAAAATCCAAGAATGTGTGGGGAGTGATTGCGATGGGATTATTATCAATCCCGGGGCGTTCTCCCATACCTCTATTGCCATTGCTGATGCGATCATGTTAGCTGATATGCCCGTTGTTGAGGTACATCTTACTAATATTTTTGCGCGCGAGGATTTCCGTAAAAATACTTATACCGGTGCGGTGAGTGCAGGGGTGGTTACTGGTTTTGGGGCTTTTGGCTACCATGTGGCTATGATTGCGATGATGCAAATTTTTGCTGAAATTAAAGCAATTAAAGAGAGTCAGGCTAACCAGCAATCTATTGAAGCTAAGGGGTGA
- a CDS encoding methyl-accepting chemotaxis protein: MNNLSISQKLFGGFVATMLLMVVLASVGVVRIGIVRNILTELTDYNAVKQRYAINMRGSVHDRAIAIRDVILAQDSAHLNQQIQLIDKLNQVYQHNKTSLEEMLARLSAHVSEHEQQLAKDVDKIEAVILPQMQQIIAFKRQNNEKAATQVLQDHLAHDFTKWLAAVNGFIDYEEHVNQQLTPKAVAITNRFSFLMLAMTLIMIAIGMTIAFFIARHIKASLGAEPVQIKEVIATIAKGDLSKPITTLFKGSALDSIQEMQTSITHMIKQISQSSDEISQKSLSVSNLSGVSKEKTTKQENMASELMISMQEVQKSIQEIQTIVGQTEANSLQSVDLSEKGKKSIEDMASGMEGIREGAALSANQIQSLNEHAKTIGNSAELIQGIADQTNLLALNAAIEAARAGEHGQGFAVVADEIRKLAEHTGQATQEINHIIQLIQEETKKSTTSMESMVNTIKKSQEYVDGAVLALQTIYDKATNSLGNVKNVVSYSKQQHDQIKQMATKIQEIASMASEVSSSMASNAQEISALEITATNLQKIVGNFTL, translated from the coding sequence ATGAATAATCTTAGTATTTCTCAAAAGCTTTTTGGGGGATTTGTAGCTACCATGCTTTTAATGGTTGTGCTTGCTTCTGTGGGCGTGGTTAGAATCGGTATTGTGCGCAATATTCTTACAGAATTAACCGACTATAACGCCGTAAAACAACGCTACGCGATTAACATGCGTGGTAGTGTGCACGATCGAGCCATCGCAATCCGTGATGTGATTTTAGCCCAAGATAGCGCCCATCTTAACCAACAAATCCAACTAATTGACAAACTTAATCAAGTTTACCAACACAATAAAACCAGTTTAGAAGAAATGCTTGCTCGTTTGAGTGCTCATGTCAGTGAACACGAACAACAGCTTGCCAAAGATGTTGATAAGATCGAGGCGGTGATTTTACCCCAAATGCAACAAATCATCGCTTTTAAACGCCAAAATAACGAAAAGGCCGCTACCCAAGTTTTACAAGATCACCTAGCCCATGATTTTACCAAGTGGTTAGCAGCTGTCAATGGATTTATTGACTATGAAGAACATGTAAACCAACAACTCACCCCAAAAGCCGTTGCAATCACCAATCGTTTTAGTTTTCTCATGCTGGCTATGACTTTGATCATGATTGCTATTGGTATGACAATTGCTTTTTTCATCGCCCGCCATATCAAGGCTTCTTTAGGGGCTGAACCTGTGCAGATTAAAGAAGTGATAGCCACCATTGCAAAGGGCGATCTTTCAAAACCCATTACTACTCTATTTAAAGGTAGCGCTTTAGATAGCATTCAAGAGATGCAAACCTCTATTACACATATGATCAAACAAATTAGCCAATCCTCAGATGAAATTTCTCAAAAATCTCTTTCTGTCTCTAATCTCTCCGGTGTTTCTAAAGAAAAAACAACTAAACAGGAAAATATGGCCTCAGAACTCATGATCTCCATGCAGGAAGTGCAAAAAAGTATTCAGGAAATACAAACCATTGTAGGGCAAACGGAAGCTAATTCTTTACAAAGCGTGGATTTGAGCGAAAAGGGTAAAAAGTCTATTGAGGATATGGCCTCTGGCATGGAAGGCATTAGAGAAGGAGCGGCTTTATCGGCTAATCAAATCCAGTCGCTCAATGAGCATGCTAAAACGATTGGGAATAGTGCTGAACTCATTCAAGGAATTGCCGATCAAACTAATTTACTTGCGCTTAATGCAGCTATTGAAGCAGCTAGAGCGGGCGAACACGGGCAGGGCTTTGCAGTGGTGGCTGATGAAATCCGCAAATTAGCCGAACACACGGGTCAGGCCACCCAAGAGATTAACCACATTATCCAGTTGATCCAAGAGGAGACTAAAAAATCAACAACGAGTATGGAAAGCATGGTTAATACGATCAAAAAAAGCCAAGAATATGTAGACGGTGCGGTCTTAGCTTTACAAACTATCTATGATAAAGCCACCAATTCTTTAGGCAATGTTAAAAATGTCGTGTCATACTCCAAACAACAGCACGATCAAATTAAGCAGATGGCTACAAAAATCCAAGAGATTGCTAGCATGGCTTCAGAGGTTTCTTCTTCTATGGCAAGTAATGCTCAAGAGATTAGTGCTTTAGAGATCACCGCTACAAACTTACAAAAAATCGTGGGCAATTTTACGCTTTAA